A segment of the Panacibacter ginsenosidivorans genome:
GCTTGCTTGTTGAATTTGAAATTTTGCCATCCTTTTTTGTTTAAAAATTATGATGCAAAATTCAATACGGGTAGCAGGAACAAAAAGGACATACCGCACAATTTTGATGTGAGGTGGCTCACACTCTATTTTGTTGGAGAATTAAGTCGGCTAAGAGTTTCCCTTGTAACTCCTAAATAAGAAGCAATAAGTTGTTTTGGAACTTTCTGAAAAAGCTGAGGATATAATTGAAGTAGTTGGTCGTATTTTTCTTTGGCGTTATTGCTCAACAATGAAAGTATTCTTTGCTGTAAAGCAACATTGCGTTTATTGGTTTTCTTTCTAAAAAAGTGTTCTATTTTGTGCATCTCGGCACAAAGTTTTTCTCTGTTCTGGAATGATAAGCAAAGTAATTCGCTTTTTTCAATACAGTCAATATTTATAGTTGCTTTTGATTGATTGTAGTACGCCTCATAGTCAGTAATCCACCAGTCTTGCATTCCAAAAGCCAGAATATGTTCTTTGCCATTTTTGTCTGTAAAGTATGATTTTAAGCAACCATCCAAAATAAAAAAATCGTTTGGCACATTTTCTCCTTCTTGAACTACAAATTGATGTTTTTTAAATTTCTTTGTCGTGAAGTGCGAGAAAATATACTCAAACTCTTTGTCTGTAAGTGGTGTTATTTTTTCAATTTGTTGCCGTAAAATATAGCTCATTCACTTTTGAAGTTTGTTTACTGACCCGTCCTGAAAAAAGTTGACTGATTTTGGTGCCGATTGCTCTTCCGTCCAGCCCTGCTGTTGCATACTCATGTTGTGCGGTCGTGCTTCTTTATAATTTATTCTAAATGATATTCTTTATTTAACAATGCAATAAGGTTTTTGCCTTCGCTAAATTGGATTTCCTCGGTGCGTCTAAGCGCATCTAACTGCATCATCACTGATCTTACTTTGTTGCTGTATTCAGTTAAAAGCGCCTTATCACTATTCTCTAATTTTAAAGGGAGAGAAGTATCCAAAAAAATATCAGTGCTTTCATTCCAGAAACCATATATTTTAACCTGATCATAGTTAAATATTTTTTGAGCCGTTTTGCTCATATCTTCTATCAGGGTTTTGTAATAGCCCGAGTTAATTGCAATTGCGTTATTGAAATAATCATAATTGGTGATAGTATCCCGGCAGGTTTTATTTGTTATGAGTGAGAAAGCACCGATGTTTTTTATTTGCAACAAGGTGCGTTGGTCAGGTACAAACATTATTAATCCTAGTCCGTGTCTGAAATTCAGGTAATACAACCTGTGGATATCAAATGGCTTCCCCTCTTTAGCAGCCTGCAATAGGGTGTATAAACTATCCAGTTTTTCAAATTGATTATCACTT
Coding sequences within it:
- a CDS encoding Crp/Fnr family transcriptional regulator, which encodes MSYILRQQIEKITPLTDKEFEYIFSHFTTKKFKKHQFVVQEGENVPNDFFILDGCLKSYFTDKNGKEHILAFGMQDWWITDYEAYYNQSKATINIDCIEKSELLCLSFQNREKLCAEMHKIEHFFRKKTNKRNVALQQRILSLLSNNAKEKYDQLLQLYPQLFQKVPKQLIASYLGVTRETLSRLNSPTK